Genomic window (Acidobacteriota bacterium):
CATCATCAAGTGAGAAACGTCGACGAGCGAGAGTCGCGGGAGTAACTCAGTGGTAGAGTCTCGGCCTTCCAAGCCGTTGGTCGCGGGTTCGATCCCCGTCTCCCGCTCCAGACAGAACGAGGAGGCCGCCCACGTAGCTCAGTGGTAGAGCACGTCCTTGGTAAGGACGGGGTCACCAGTTCAAGTCTGGTCGTGGGCTCCATGAAAACCAGAAATCGATAACCGGGCGAGCTCGTCACCTCGCGAGCCGAAGAAGCCCGAAACCAGAGAGGGAGGCAAAATGGCCAAGGAGAAGTTCGAGCGGACGAAGCCGCACGTCAACATCGGGACGATAGGTCACGTGGACCATGGGAAGACGACGTTGACGGCGGCGATGACGAAGACGTTGGCAGCGAAGGGGCTAGCGGACTACACGCCGTT
Coding sequences:
- the tuf gene encoding elongation factor Tu (EF-Tu; promotes GTP-dependent binding of aminoacyl-tRNA to the A-site of ribosomes during protein biosynthesis; when the tRNA anticodon matches the mRNA codon, GTP hydrolysis results; the inactive EF-Tu-GDP leaves the ribosome and release of GDP is promoted by elongation factor Ts; many prokaryotes have two copies of the gene encoding EF-Tu), whose translation is MAKEKFERTKPHVNIGTIGHVDHGKTTLTAAMTKTLAAKGLADYTP